The following proteins are co-located in the candidate division WOR-3 bacterium genome:
- a CDS encoding SAVED domain-containing protein, translated as MYSFYDFEVPHFVKLLKSGLINDHIGEILEQFQSFGVEAQYEIVKYLREMRIPVPLDAFSKALKISQEDARKILLESGRIVPLVLVKEGKGFLSEMLVIKGTSKNITNLPDVKRDLKTVSDFAETNFAVFFKDEFVGKSFMLPLAVALVVDNLPPELVFTGRIDKEGNIYDVGEIEKKREACKSYGKRLIEPLFVPNVKLIKDWLDRTVFDIPFYVTSNIQSPQSEFETFTVSIGIDLSELLRGLSTFYSIGQEDLYITTGSLSGEDDWVHSVEKFYHRLSTIRSKLSGREHIHFAMRGPASLGMALGMVYGSQNPLTLYHFQNNQFVKIPVENIRSLKERNVSSESVKYTFEKGELDEIAVILSFAHHEAVADATNYIAKILPKRPSILVIEHERKGNLEPQEFIDVARSISSIIQDLRKEHSFKCFHFFLSCPVLLAFLVGMAFGYYSNGYIYNYQKGQEEIYIRAISLERVRKIREN; from the coding sequence ATTGTGAAGTACTTAAGAGAGATGAGGATACCGGTTCCTTTAGATGCATTTTCTAAGGCCTTGAAAATTTCCCAGGAAGATGCGAGGAAGATTTTGTTAGAAAGTGGAAGAATCGTTCCCTTGGTGCTTGTGAAGGAGGGTAAAGGTTTTTTGAGTGAAATGTTAGTGATTAAAGGAACTTCGAAAAATATAACGAATTTACCGGATGTGAAGAGAGATTTAAAAACGGTCTCCGATTTTGCTGAAACGAATTTCGCGGTGTTTTTTAAAGATGAGTTTGTTGGGAAAAGTTTTATGTTACCCCTTGCCGTCGCCCTTGTAGTCGACAATCTACCGCCAGAACTTGTCTTTACGGGGAGAATAGATAAGGAAGGCAACATTTACGATGTGGGAGAAATAGAGAAAAAAAGAGAAGCTTGCAAGAGTTACGGAAAAAGGCTGATCGAGCCTTTATTTGTGCCCAATGTAAAGTTAATTAAGGATTGGTTAGACCGCACGGTCTTTGATATACCCTTTTATGTAACTTCTAACATACAGAGCCCACAGTCTGAATTTGAAACTTTTACCGTTAGCATCGGAATTGACCTCAGTGAACTCCTTAGGGGCCTTTCAACTTTTTATTCTATAGGCCAGGAGGATCTCTATATAACTACTGGCTCTCTGAGTGGAGAGGACGATTGGGTACATAGTGTAGAAAAGTTTTACCATCGCCTTTCAACCATAAGAAGCAAACTCTCTGGTCGGGAACATATTCATTTTGCGATGAGGGGCCCTGCTTCACTGGGTATGGCCTTAGGTATGGTTTATGGAAGCCAGAATCCCTTAACTTTGTACCATTTCCAAAACAACCAGTTTGTTAAAATACCTGTAGAAAATATAAGGAGCTTAAAGGAAAGAAATGTTAGTTCTGAATCCGTAAAATACACCTTCGAAAAGGGGGAATTGGATGAAATAGCGGTGATCCTTTCCTTTGCACATCACGAGGCAGTTGCTGATGCCACTAATTACATAGCAAAGATTTTGCCAAAAAGACCGTCGATATTGGTTATTGAACATGAAAGAAAGGGTAATTTAGAGCCGCAGGAGTTTATCGATGTTGCAAGGTCGATTTCAAGTATTATTCAAGATTTAAGAAAGGAACATTCTTTTAAATGTTTTCATTTTTTCCTTTCTTGTCCCGTTTTACTTGCCTTCCTCGTGGGTATGGCCTTTGGCTACTACTCTAACGGGTATATCTACAATTATCAAAAGGGACAGGAAGAAATTTATATCAGGGCTATTTCCTTAGAAAGGGTAAGAAAGATAAGGGAGAATTAG